CAATTATCCGAAGAGGGTGCAGCTTCTTGGGTGCGTCAACGTGAGCTGGAACTCAAAGATAAGCTAAGCTTTGAAGAGTATTTGGCACTACACGGCGGCCAATAAAAAGAAAAGGCCACATTGCTGTGGCCAAATTAACATCTCTGATAACAGGGATGATGATAACAAATGCGCGTCTTTCACATATTAAGACGTGCGGGATACCAAAAAGTTTCATGAGTTGCGAAAAAAAGATCGAATAAAAATTATTTTTTTATGAGGAGGTAACTAAATGCCATTATTGGATAGCTTTACCGTAGACCATACCATTATGAAAGCTCCGGCTGTACGCGTTGCTAAGACGATGAAAACCCCTCATGGCGACGAGATAACGGTATTCGATTTACGTTTCTGTGTGCCAAATAAAGAAGTGATGCCAGAACGAGGGATTCATACACTTGAGCACTTGTTTGCTGGTTTTATGCGTAACCACCTCAATGGTAATGGCGTGGAGATTATCGATATATCCCCAATGGGATGCCGTACCGGTTTCTATATGAGCCTGATTGGTACGCCAGATGAGCAACGCGTTGCTGATGCCTGGAAAGCGGCAATGGCTGATGTATTGAAAGTGACCGACCAGCGAAAAATTCCTGAATTGAA
The sequence above is drawn from the Yersinia enterocolitica subsp. enterocolitica genome and encodes:
- the luxS gene encoding S-ribosylhomocysteine lyase, which produces MPLLDSFTVDHTIMKAPAVRVAKTMKTPHGDEITVFDLRFCVPNKEVMPERGIHTLEHLFAGFMRNHLNGNGVEIIDISPMGCRTGFYMSLIGTPDEQRVADAWKAAMADVLKVTDQRKIPELNEYQCGTYHMHSLEEAQEIAKGIIDRGVRINHNEELALPKEKLTELHI